A stretch of the Dechloromonas sp. TW-R-39-2 genome encodes the following:
- a CDS encoding methyltransferase domain-containing protein, whose protein sequence is MSDQPSSPTQIKPAEQRPEHPDFWCKRFGEGTTPWDAGKVPAALAGYIARQPAPLNTLIPGCGSAWEAVHLAEQGWPVTALDFSPVAVDKARAVLGDTAVDLVCADFFDFTPAAPYQLIYERAFLCALPRKLWADWGRRVAELLPPGGRLAGYFFLCDQPKGPPFGILPEQLDELLGTHFERIEDTAVDDSIAVFSGRERWQVWQRKA, encoded by the coding sequence ATGAGCGACCAGCCCTCTTCCCCGACCCAGATCAAGCCGGCCGAACAACGACCGGAACATCCCGATTTCTGGTGCAAGCGCTTCGGTGAAGGCACGACGCCCTGGGATGCCGGCAAGGTACCCGCCGCCCTGGCCGGCTACATCGCCCGCCAGCCCGCCCCACTCAACACGTTGATCCCCGGCTGCGGCAGCGCCTGGGAAGCGGTCCATCTGGCCGAACAGGGCTGGCCGGTCACGGCACTGGATTTCTCTCCGGTCGCGGTCGACAAAGCAAGAGCCGTCCTCGGCGATACTGCGGTCGACCTCGTTTGTGCCGACTTTTTCGACTTCACCCCGGCCGCGCCCTATCAACTGATCTACGAACGCGCCTTTCTCTGCGCCCTGCCGCGCAAGCTGTGGGCCGACTGGGGCCGGCGCGTCGCCGAGCTACTGCCGCCCGGCGGTCGCCTGGCCGGCTATTTTTTCTTATGCGACCAGCCCAAAGGGCCGCCTTTCGGCATCCTGCCGGAACAACTCGACGAACTGCTCGGCACTCACTTCGAGCGCATCGAGGATACTGCGGTCGACGATTCGATTGCCGTATTTTCCGGGCGCGAGCGCTGGCAAGTCTGGCAACGCAAAGCTTGA